The Hydra vulgaris chromosome 11, alternate assembly HydraT2T_AEP genome contains a region encoding:
- the LOC136087510 gene encoding uncharacterized protein LOC136087510, whose product MRISVDGHKISVVASDGYDIKPYSAESVIVHPGERFDFILNANKTIDNYWIRAESMEDGVRNHSVEAILHYEGASNNEPTTNKQVCLKGSSCKVVNSPFKYFPEHLNLDCVLMSDLHNADDEDPSPLFTADSK is encoded by the exons ATGCGCATTTCAGTTGATGGACACAAGATTAGCGTTGTTGCATCCGATGGTTATGATATCAAGCCATACTCAGCTGAATCTGTTATCGTTCACCCTGGAGAACGTTTTGATTTTATACTAAATGCTAATAAAACAATAGATAATTATTGGATTAGAGCGGAAAGTATGGag GACGGCGTCCGAAATCACTCAGTAGAAGCTATTTTACACTACGAGGGTGCATCTAACAATGAACCTACAACCAATAAGCAAGTTTGTTTAAAAGGAAGTTCTTGTAAAGTTGTAAACAGCCCTTTTAAATACTTTCCTGAACATCTCAATCTTGATTGCGTACTGATGTCTGACCTTCACAATGCTGATGATGAAGATCCGTCTCCTTTATTTACGGCTGacagcaaataa